One genomic window of Vicugna pacos chromosome 18, VicPac4, whole genome shotgun sequence includes the following:
- the METRN gene encoding meteorin — MPPPALLYALCCGLLAVAARAGYSEDRCSWRGSGLTQEPGSVGQLALACAEGGVEWLYPAGALRLTLGGSDPGGRPSIACLRPARPFAGAQVFAERAGGTLELLLAEGLGPARGRCVRWGPREHRALFLQATPHPDISRRVASFRFELREDGRPELPPQAQGLGADGACRPCSDAEFLLAACTSDFVILGTIHGVTHDTELQESIITVVAVRVLRQTLPLFRVGGPGAQVQASIRTPLRCGVRPGPGTFLFMGWSHFGEAWLGCAPRFREFSRVYAAAHTNHLHPCEVVLD, encoded by the exons ATGCCGCCCCCTGCGCTGCTCTACGCGCTTTGCTGCGGCCTCTTGGCCGTCGCCGCCCGCGCCGGCTACTCGGAGGACCGCTGCAGCTGGAGGGGCAG CGGCCTGACCCAGGAGCCCGGCAGCGTGGGACAGCTGGCCCTGGCCTGTGCGGAGGGCGGGGTCGAGTGGCTGTACCCCGCCGGGGCGCTGCGCCTCACCCTAGGCGGCTCCGACCCCGGCGGGCGGCCGAGCATCGCCTGTCTGCGGCCGGCGCGGCCCTTCGCAGGAGCCCAAGTCTTCGCGGAGAGGGCGGGAGGCACTCTGGAGCTGCTCCTGGCCGAGGGCCTAGGCCCTGCCAGGGGCCGATGCGTGCGCTGGGGTCCTCGCGAGCACCGGGCCCTCTTCCTCCAGGCCACTCCACATCCCGATATCAGCCGCCGCGTGGCTTCCTTCCGCTTCGAACTGCGGGAGGACGGGCGTCCAGAACTGCCTCCGCAGGCTCAGGGCCTTGGTGCAGATG GTGCCTGCAGACCCTGCAGTGATGCTGAGTTCCTTCTGGCTGCATGCACCAGTGACTTTG TGATCCTCGGAACCATCCATGGGGTCACCCACGACACAGAGCTGCAGGAGTCCATTATCACCGTGGTGGCTGTCCGTGTCCTCCGCCAGACGCTGCCGCTATTCCGGGTAGGGGGCCCTGGGGCCCAGGTGCAGGCCTCCATTCGCACCCCACTGCGCTGTGGTGTCCGCCCTGGCCCTGGCACCTTCCTCTTCATGGGCTGGAGCCACTTTGGTGAGGCCTGGCTGGGCTGCGCCCCCCGCTTCCGGGAATTCAGCCGTGTCTATGCAGCTGCCCACACCAACCACCTCCACCCCTGTGAGGTGGTGCTGGACTGA